A genomic window from Arvicola amphibius chromosome 5, mArvAmp1.2, whole genome shotgun sequence includes:
- the Ccdc9b gene encoding LOW QUALITY PROTEIN: coiled-coil domain-containing protein 9B (The sequence of the model RefSeq protein was modified relative to this genomic sequence to represent the inferred CDS: inserted 3 bases in 2 codons; deleted 2 bases in 2 codons; substituted 2 bases at 2 genomic stop codons): protein MNLSGPHRAESTMRRHEDKDAELDRRIVALRKKNQALLRRYQEIEEDRRQAEQGGMSVTTQGFFQPDSLTVTISQVPGEKRVVSRNWARVPPGRIDVLTDDDAATSTGTFCMEDRVDLAVTMENKARAKRIVSEKPTTQARTPRAKGTSGGVGGQSSPLQMGFSPDSAGKGSLEPRSPGVSPGPPPQQPVGLPPGANWDYKQWKQEREQIDLARLTRHKNAQGDWSRPWDLDKAKSMPQNCSKPRDKDWTPGRKGPRTQQKLQAPPPSMDGKRRGEQSGRPSMTXTIGSKAQGKERLTGRARRLMRILRKANQHKVVLVRDWCPETVNKKLQSQEGSQSTMKTPSTEEEXVKEAEXNGTGRQETIPAISPALVSPEGLKEESGTSSTVSCGPDTPQKFCFGSLDLSLGGASSPKPEKSTCGLSTKCGVPQVQYHSQNGSEQQILAWNDHQSGFDRLHLYXATERSRGLRVQEDQAGKAGAQQNLAPRSRPPRGAWPKGQEATSRRTRAGCPGPTGSC from the exons ATGAACTTGTCT GGACCTCACAGAGCTGAGTCCACAATGCGCAGGCACGAGGACAAAGACGCCGAGCTGGACCGTAGGATAGTTGCCCTGCGCAAGAAGAACCAGGCCTTACTGCGCAGGTACCAG GAGATCGAGGAAGATCGTCGCCAGGCAGAGCAGGGGGGCATGTCTGTGACCACACAAGGGTTCTTCCAACCTGACAGCCTCACAGTGACCATCAGCCAGGTTCCTGGT GAGAAGAGGGTGGTCAGCAGGAACTGGGCCAGGGTGCCCCCTGGAAGGATTGATGTGCTGACAGATGACGATGCTGCCACCTCAACGGGCACTTTCTGCATGGAGGACCGGGTGGACCTAGCTGTCACCATGGAAAACAAAGCCAGG GCCAAACGGATCGTGAGTGAAAAACCCACGACCCAAGCAAGGACCCCAAGGGCGAAGGGGACATCTGGAGGAGTCGGGGGTCAGAGCTCTCCCCTGCAGATGGGTTTCAGCCCAGATTCAGCAGGGAAG GGCAGTCTGGAGCCCCGGAGTCCAGGCGTGTCCCCAGGCCCACCTCCCCAACAGCCCGTGGGACTGCCCCCAGGGGCCAACTGGGACTACAAGCAGTGGAAGCAAGAGCGAGAGCAGATTGATCTGGCCCGTCTTACCCGGCACAAAAATGCACAGGGTGACTGGAGCCGCCCGTGGGACCTGGACAAAGCCAAGTCCAT GCCACAGAACTGCAGCAAGCCTAGAGATAAGGACTGGACCCCAGGCAGAAAGG GTCCTAGGACCCAGCAGAAGCTACAAGCCCCACCACCATCCATGGATGGAAAGC GTCGGGGTGAACAATCTGGAAGACCCTCGATGA CCACCATAGGTAGCAAAGCTCAGGGGAAGGAGAGGCTGACTGGCAGAGCCCGAAG GTTAATGAGGATACTGAGAAAGGCCAACCAGCATAAGGTGGTGTTGGTGAGAGACTGGTGCCCAGAGACTGTG AACAAGAAGCTGCAGAGCCAGGAG GGAAGTCAGAGCACCATGAAGACTCCTAGTACAGAGGAAGA CGTGAAAGAAGCAGAATGAAATGGAACAGGCAGACAGGAGACCATTCCTGCCATCAGTCCAGCTCTGGTCTCCCCAGAGGGACTAAAAGAGGAGTCAGGAACCTCTTCTACAGTCAGTTGTGGCCCT GACACCCCACAAAAATTCTGCTTTGGCTCCCTTGACCTCTCTCTAGGAGGAGCTAGTAGTCCCAAGCCTGAAAAAAGTACATGTGGACTCAGTACAAAGTGTGGAGTTCCACAAGTCCAGTACCACAGTCAAAATGGTTCTGAGCAACAGATCCTGGCATGGAATGACCACCAGTCTGGGTTTGACAGGCTGCATTTATACTGAGCCACTGAAAGAAGCAGAGGCCTCAGAGTCCAAGAGGACCAGGCAGGTAAAGCTGGGGCCCAGCAGAACCTGGCACCGAGAAGCAGG CCCCCCAGAGGAGCTTGGCCAAAGGGCCAAGAGGCCACAAGTAGAAGAACCAGGGCAGGATGCCCTGGCCCTACAGGAAGCTGCTGA